Proteins from a single region of Streptococcus mitis:
- a CDS encoding DapH/DapD/GlmU-related protein, which yields MEFKDSVKLLGDFHHIEISPTATIELGTDVTLRSFISLEVSDNAKLTLGNRVFFNDHCTIRCGKEIEIGKDTMFGDGVRIFDHNHKYSNYHIEKIKFTADKITIGKNCWIGTNVVILKGVTIGDNVIIGANALIYKDIPANSIVTSQEDLKITSRKQHQSHVFTLTASDTLENLDYLVQNLPEVAFHIAAKTNISDYLESFNRYENVNIYTNVHHDDIIEDLMKKSDIYLDINHWGEVDGIVNRAIKQNKPVYAFENTVHGNQGQEVFSSSDPDKLVSRVREYLNEVE from the coding sequence ATGGAGTTTAAAGATTCTGTAAAGTTATTAGGAGATTTTCATCATATAGAGATATCTCCTACTGCTACTATTGAACTAGGAACGGATGTTACATTGCGTTCATTTATAAGTTTGGAAGTATCTGATAATGCTAAATTAACACTTGGAAATAGAGTTTTCTTTAATGATCATTGTACGATTCGTTGTGGTAAAGAAATTGAAATCGGTAAAGATACTATGTTTGGAGATGGAGTAAGGATTTTTGACCATAACCATAAATATTCAAATTACCATATCGAAAAAATTAAATTTACTGCTGACAAAATAACTATTGGAAAAAATTGTTGGATTGGGACTAATGTCGTCATTTTAAAAGGAGTGACGATTGGGGATAATGTCATTATTGGAGCAAATGCGCTGATTTATAAAGATATACCAGCTAATTCTATTGTTACTTCCCAAGAGGATTTGAAAATCACTTCTAGGAAACAACACCAGTCTCACGTTTTCACTTTAACAGCTTCAGACACTTTAGAAAATTTAGACTACCTTGTTCAGAATCTTCCAGAGGTAGCTTTTCATATAGCAGCTAAAACAAATATTTCGGATTATCTTGAAAGTTTCAATCGTTATGAAAACGTAAATATATATACAAATGTTCATCATGATGATATTATTGAGGACTTGATGAAGAAATCAGACATTTATTTAGATATCAACCATTGGGGTGAGGTGGATGGTATTGTTAATAGAGCAATAAAACAGAATAAGCCTGTTTATGCTTTTGAGAATACAGTCCATGGAAATCAAGGTCAGGAAGTCTTTTCGTCAAGTGATCCAGATAAACTAGTTTCTAGAGTGAGAGAGTATCTGAATGAAGTCGAGTAG
- a CDS encoding glycosyltransferase, producing MDDKITVIVPVYNVESYLRKCLDSIIAQTYKNIEIVVVNDGSTDASAEICKEFVEIDHRIIYIEQENSGLSAARNTGLENMSGDYVTFVDSDDWIELDYVETLYKKITEYQADIAVGNYYSFNESEGMFYFHILGDSYYEKVYDNISIFENLYESQEMKNFALISAWGKLYKAGLFEQLRFDIGKLGEDGYLNQKIYLLAEKIVYIHKGIYSYRIRNNSLSRTWTEKWMHALVDSMSERITLLASLGYPLEKHLAIYRQMLEGSLSNGKVSGLEETPTYKEFETKKYLLDKLENSKNTQKKAIVLAANYSYVDQVMTTIKSICYHNRSIRFYLINSDFPNEWIRQLNKCLERFDSGIINCRVTSEQISRYKTDISYTVFLRYFIADFVQEDKALYLDCDLLVTKNLDDLFATDLQDYPLAAVRDFGGRAYFGQEIFNAGVLLVNNAFWKKENMTQKLIDLTNEWHDKVEQADQSILNMLFENRWLELDFDYNHIVIHKQFTDYQLPAGQDYPAIIHYLSHRKPWKDLAAQTYRDVWWYYHGLEWTELGQNHHLHPLQKSHLYPVKEPFTCLIYTASDHIEQIETLVQSLPDIQFKIAARVMVSDRLAQMTVYPNVTIFNGIHYLVDVDNELVETSQVLLDINHGEKTEEILNQFAILGKPILSFENTKSYEAGQKVYAVDQVQAMIEKLREVEDRHGV from the coding sequence GTGGATGATAAAATAACGGTCATTGTACCGGTTTACAATGTGGAAAGCTATCTAAGAAAATGCCTAGATAGTATTATTGCTCAAACATATAAAAATATTGAGATCGTTGTCGTTAATGATGGTTCTACTGATGCTTCAGCTGAGATTTGTAAAGAATTTGTAGAAATAGATCACCGAATTATCTATATAGAACAAGAAAATTCTGGCCTGTCTGCTGCACGAAACACCGGTCTGGAAAATATGTCCGGAGATTATGTGACCTTTGTGGATTCAGATGATTGGATTGAGTTAGATTATGTAGAAACCCTATACAAAAAAATAACAGAGTATCAGGCTGATATTGCAGTAGGTAATTATTATTCTTTCAACGAAAGTGAAGGAATGTTCTATTTTCATATATTAGGAGACTCTTATTATGAGAAAGTATATGACAATATTTCTATCTTTGAGAACTTATATGAATCCCAAGAAATGAAGAATTTTGCTTTGATATCTGCTTGGGGTAAACTCTATAAGGCAGGATTGTTCGAGCAGTTACGCTTCGACATAGGTAAATTAGGAGAGGATGGTTACCTCAATCAAAAGATTTATCTGTTGGCAGAAAAGATTGTTTATATCCATAAAGGAATCTATTCTTATCGCATCAGAAATAATAGTTTATCTAGAACTTGGACAGAAAAATGGATGCATGCCTTGGTTGATTCCATGTCTGAACGTATCACTTTATTAGCCAGTCTAGGATATCCTTTAGAAAAGCATTTAGCTATTTATCGTCAGATGTTAGAAGGGAGTCTTTCTAATGGGAAGGTCAGCGGCTTAGAAGAAACTCCTACCTATAAAGAGTTTGAGACAAAAAAATATCTACTAGACAAACTTGAAAACAGTAAGAATACACAAAAGAAAGCCATTGTCCTCGCAGCAAACTATTCCTATGTAGACCAAGTAATGACTACTATCAAGTCTATCTGTTACCACAATCGCTCGATTCGTTTTTATCTGATTAATAGCGATTTTCCTAATGAATGGATTAGGCAATTAAATAAGTGCTTAGAGAGGTTTGATTCAGGAATTATCAATTGTCGGGTAACCTCTGAGCAAATTTCACGTTATAAAACGGATATCAGTTATACAGTGTTTTTACGCTATTTCATAGCTGATTTCGTGCAAGAGGATAAGGCCCTCTATTTGGACTGTGATTTACTTGTAACGAAAAATCTGGACGACTTGTTTGCTACAGACTTACAAGATTATCCTTTGGCTGCTGTTAGAGATTTTGGGGGCAGAGCTTATTTTGGTCAAGAAATCTTTAATGCAGGTGTTCTCTTGGTAAATAATGCTTTTTGGAAAAAAGAGAATATGACCCAAAAATTGATTGATTTGACCAATGAATGGCATGATAAGGTGGAACAAGCTGATCAAAGTATTTTAAATATGCTTTTTGAAAACAGATGGTTGGAATTGGACTTTGATTATAATCATATTGTCATTCATAAGCAGTTCACTGATTATCAATTACCTGCAGGTCAGGACTATCCTGCTATTATTCATTATCTTTCTCATAGGAAACCGTGGAAGGACTTGGCGGCTCAAACCTATCGTGATGTTTGGTGGTACTACCATGGCCTTGAATGGACAGAATTGGGACAAAATCATCATTTACATCCATTACAAAAATCTCACCTTTATCCTGTAAAGGAACCGTTCACTTGTCTCATCTATACAGCTTCAGACCATATTGAACAAATTGAAACATTGGTTCAATCCTTACCAGATATTCAGTTTAAAATCGCTGCTAGAGTGATGGTTAGTGATCGATTGGCTCAGATGACGGTTTATCCAAACGTGACTATTTTTAATGGAATTCACTATTTGGTAGATGTTGATAATGAATTGGTAGAAACCAGTCAAGTACTTTTAGATATTAATCATGGTGAAAAGACAGAAGAAATTCTCAATCAATTTGCAATACTTGGGAAACCTATTTTATCCTTTGAGAATACAAAATCCTACGAAGCGGGTCAGAAAGTATATGCTGTTGACCAAGTTCAAGCAATGATTGAAAAATTAAGAGAAGTGGAAGATAGACATGGAGTTTAA
- a CDS encoding LPXTG cell wall anchor domain-containing protein, producing the protein MLLGALAAVTGIGLVAKRRKRDEEE; encoded by the coding sequence GTGCTTTTAGGAGCTTTAGCAGCAGTTACAGGTATTGGATTGGTTGCGAAACGCCGTAAACGTGATGAAGAAGAGTAA